The genomic stretch ATAGTTTTCCGACCTGGGCCCTGTATTTAACTCGTCCTGGTGCTAACACATAACTCCTGGATAAACTGTGGGTCCCATGTGTGATTcggtttggtgtgtttttctaCTGAGAtcaattttatataatttggtTTGGTTTAATACACCAGAAACCATCTTCACATGTTCATTTCCCTTAATCTTCATCAACTGGACCAAACTAAAACATGGTTATAcatgatatgggccctttaaaggtGAACTATTCCCATCCCCTTctccacagttctgtttcttaatgaagcgtctgtgacctgctttggtccaaaccccacgagccccacagcagtgttctccccctgtgtaaacagccctgttcagaaagcccgctttcagcacctgttcctttaaatgataacgagccgctcgctgttcaccccgaccccgagcgcacagcagtgaggagcgaggagcagaagctctggtttttagccgttttcactctgttctctttcttctccgtttttactcagtgctcttatttctccgcgcttgtgtctgttttgctgagtttaacctcatctttgtgctctcacataaacacgggtccagcgctgtgattggacagactcaggcgagggggcggggccattctaaagtctctgcacttgacgtcaaaAGCGGAGCAGAAGCAGAACGGTGTTTTCTgagaactgactggggtcttgtttcatagtgtgtgggttggtgggctctagATTCACAGCGAAGTGTGGGTCTTGTATGTCACCTGATTGTCTGTTTATCATTAGTCCTCCTGCTAGACTGAGACCGTATGATGCTCTGCTGTGTTTCTCTGCAGGATGTCCGAGGGCTTCCTGATGGAGGTATGTGTGGATTCAGTTGAGTCAGCGATAAACGCAGAAAGGGGAGGTACAACTGAAATGTGGATTCTCTCTTTActgacacaggtgtgtgtgaaagttTGGGCAGTTCTGGATTTCctgaataaaacattaacaCAATATCTGCTTGGAAACCTACTTTAAGGTCCTTGTAAGAGCAGTGTTCATATTTAACATTTGGGAAATCAGTAAAAAGCTCTGCCCAAACTTAAGTATGCATCTGTAACCCACTTCCACTGTGTGCTTGGGAATGTGCTGATGGGAGCTTTATCTCTACTGAACGATGACTTGCTGTTACTGTGTAATTAAAGGCTAATGAAAGTTAATTCTGTTGCAGGTGCGGGTCGAATCGAGCTCTGCTCCAGTTTGTTGGAAGGTGGCATCACGCCCAGCATTGGTGAGTACACCCAGGGCATGCAGGAAcgttcacacacactgcacacacttaCATGtatggcatttagcagatgtTCTTATCCACAACTGCTGTGTGTTCGGTCAGAGACTGTATGCTAGTGAGTACACTACCCTTGAGCTCAGACACGGGTCAGAACAGGAGCCAGTGCTGACGCCTAGAACAAAAACTAGAGAATTGACCAAAGTGCTGTTCaacacaatatatttatttgttaattaattaattcattctgtAGCCCTCATCCAGTTctgggtggcggtgggtccggagtctacccagaatcactgggcacaaggcaggaacttcacagggcgacacatactcacacattcactcacacactcacacctacagacactttgagtctctaatccacctaccaacgtgtgtttttggatcgtgggaggaaaccggaggaaacccacgcagacacaggaagaacacaccacactcctcacagacagtcacccggaggaaacccacacagacacagggagaacacaccacactcctcacagacaatcacctggaggaaacccacgcagacacagggagaacacaccacactcctcacagacagtcacccagcggaaacccacgcagacacagggagaatacaccacacttctcacagacagtcacccggaggaaacccacgcagacacagcgagaacacaccacactcctcacatacagtcacccggaggaaacccacgcagacacagggagaacacaccacacttctcacagacagtcacccggaggaaacccacgcagacacagggagaacccgccacactcctcacagacagtcacctggaggaaacccacgcagacacagggagaacccgccacactcctcacagacagtcacctggaggaaacccacacagcacTATGCACTATGGGTAATGTATTTCTTTGCGAGGAATGGGGAAATAAAATAAGGCTTTTCAGACTGATTCCTGGCTTTAAATAAAGCAGAATCATCTCCTCACTGTCGGCTGCCCACAGTGAGTCTGCATCGATGGGATAAAATAAAATGGGTAATAATCAGAATCTCTACGGTGATTACTTCCAGAACCAGGGTTTGAGCCTTGCCTAGGAAGTCTGTCTGTGGTCCGGTGTGTTCTCCTGGAGTCAGTCCCTAACCTGGGAGGGTTACAGCAGGACGGGTGTCTGTTGTTAAACTCGTCGGTACCGTGCGGATCACGGGCCGGGCTGCTGGGCGGTGTCTGTGGGTGTTTTACCTGGTTCTATTCCGACGTAGAGATTTCATTTGGCTGCCTCTGTGTCCTCAGGTCTCCTGCAGGTGGTTAAAGAGAATGTCCAGATCCCTGTGTACGTGATGATCCGGCCTCGCGGAGGAGACTTCCTCTACACCGACCGTGAGGTGGAGGTGATGAGGAGGGACATTGAGCTGATGAAGATGCACAGAGCCGATGGCCTGGTGCTGGGGGCGCTGACGGAGGACGGGCGAGTGGACGCTGAGCTCTGTATGGAGCTGCTCGGTGGGTAATTTCtaacatttcacatttaaaataatgtggatATTTCATCGGTGATGAATAGGGTGAGTTTATGAGAATAGCACTCCTTATTTACACCCTCCCCCCTGTTTCTGAGTGTCCTCTTGTtccttggagctgagttacagggcaCAGTGGTTAAAATCTCTCACTACGAAACAGTACGACTCTTCTAGACCCTGGTACGTCATCAGAACACagataaaacagagcagcgcttcattcccaggcgactagcgccgctctgtagcagctctgcaccagtctgcagtgatatcagaggagctgctggactttagttacatttagagcctcattctccttcagaagagttccacaatcagagattagccccctctcctctctcttctgtgacatggagctcagctcagattctcattctgcagaTTTCTGTTCACActcacagttccaccttaaatgctgcagtagaatgtaactgcttcactatttaaggtggaactgtaaatttacagctaactcctgagacctcagctgctcctcgtgctgttttctgctcgttctgaagtaaaggccataatccactgaaactacagtaaactcagagaatacactggggtcatagagtttaaaggaggaaacactgacacctgtgggtcTCTTTGGGCGCTGCGCAGCGTCTCGCCGCCGATTCACAAGGCGTCATAAATCCTCTGTTTGGAGTGTGACTCAACATCTCAGAGCCATGTCGCCCTCACACTTCACCCCACCCCTCTGTCCCAACAACAGCTGAGACCCCCACCACTAGGGGGGAAAGAGGGCAAATAGAAATCCCCCTAAGACTCAtacactgtatgtgtgtggacCCCTGCTCGTCCGTTTACATGCAGTATGTCCCTCTGTGCTGCAGCAGTGTCCTCAGCTCTTTCCAAGGCTGTTTCCTAGCAGTTTTGTAGTGATACGATCATCTTaaatgggagagagagtgattaATATCATGCTCACTCCACTAAGAGCCTtggggaacattgctgtgaggatctgattgcattaACATTAGAAAACTCAGGTGCTGATGTGGATGATTAGTGCTGCACCACAAACTCCACTCCCACTCCTCAGCTACAGGATGGAGTTCTGTCATTCcggggaacacagttccactgctccacaacccaaACCCGGGGGGTGTTATACCCCtccagccaacacttggcactgggcattgCTTCCTTGGGCTCATGTGTGGAGCTTCGAGGATGTCCCTCATTGTCCCTCAGGTGACTGCGGCCCGGATCACCTGAGACGCTTCTGAATCCCACGTGCGAATGAGGCCTGCGTCTTTGGGTCGTACAGGATGCTGCtctttgtggtgtgtgtctgacgTTCCGAAACTCACCGCCTGTTTGTTTCTCTTCGTTACAGCTGTCTGTCGACCGCTCCCTGTCACTTTTCACCGAGGTAAACCTTCATCAGAGCAGAGCAATGACTCAAacatctacagtgtgtgtgttatctctgAAGGACTGACTGAGCGTGTGATCTTGTGTATATCGCAGCATTCGATATGGTCCACGATCCCTCGGTTGCCGTAGAAACGCTGATCTCCTTGGGCTTTGAGAGGATTCTGACCAGCGGCTGCGACAGCTCAGCGTTGGAGGGCTTACCTCTCGTCAAACGCCTCGTGGAACAGGTCAGTCACACGTCTGTCTCACGCACACCCGAGTGCTCTGACTAGTTGTGATCAAACGAGGCACGCTGTTCTGTTTTAATCCATCTCTGACTCTAGTGGGAACATGTGGCTGGGAGCCTTACCTCTGTCCAGAACTGAGTCAGAATCTCAGCCGCACTCTTTCTGAGCAGCTGGTTCTCATTAGGGATCCACCAACACTTTTGACCCAGATTGGAATTCGCAGATTGAAAATGGAACGTTTTTCTTGTGGATTCACCTCCTGGTTCTGAGTAGAAATCATTGCTCCATTTCTAGCCCTATATTCTAACATTCAGTAATATAGACCTTCCACTGTCTCTTAATCTCTGACTCTGAGAAATacatcaggtgtgtgtgcaggGAGAGACTCACCTGGGGTTACACCTGGAACACTAACCCTAGCTCAGGAGGCATAactgcagctctgctgtgtgACTGAAACAGTGGAGGATGCCTGAAGTGACGTTAGAGGAAGTTTGCGGCTGAGAAGGTGGCGTGAGTGTTTGTTAGATGCAGTAACACATGGCCCGAGACCGGCCCGAGACCCGGAGGAGGGCTGTGaaccaggagcaaaaacaacaTTGATCATGAATTCCACAGATTCACCAGCTCCACCACTGAGCAGAGCCCAGAGCCGCAGTAGTTAACTCCACCTGATGTTTCCTTCGTGACGTTTTACAGACACTATCGTTATTTTTGGCAGTTTCTGAGCCCGAGTGCCAGCTCCTTCAGGATTAAATTAAGCTCCATAAGTACTTCTCAttgatttttaaggtggagtgagcAGTACTCTTCCTGTTTGCACTCAGAGGGGCAGGTTGTGACCAAAACTGTTGCAGTTGTCCACTGGAGCTGACAATCGATCATCTTTACAGCTcgcataaataaattaaagctTATCAATAGGTCGGGCTCCTGAGTGGCGCAGTAGTGCAGAGTGGTGGGCCTCCCATCAGGAGATGGTGAGTTATTATTAGACTGTGGGTAGTATAGCCCTCCCTTCCCCATCATTCAGTGAGATCACGGCCAGTGCATCCGTCTAACATCGCGGAGCAGGGtcattaatgttctcctccaagtgtttCTAGCTGTTTACCATCACAGCCACTTGGGGGCGCACCTACAGTCATATCTCTGGTCCCCAGCTCCCGAGTCCAGATAAATGGGAACATTgcgtcaggaagggcatctggAGTAAAACCTGTACCAAAGTGGAATGTAAGGATTGTGATGATCCCCTGTGTCGCCCCCTAGTGGAAGCAGCTGAAAATCGAACAAAAAGcccattcattctttatctctaagcgcttatccagttcagggtcgcggtgggtccaaagtctacctggaatcattgggcgcaaggcgggaatacaccctggagggggcgccagtccttcagagggcaacacacacactcacacattcactcacacactcacacctacggagactttttgagtccacctaccaacgtgtgtttttggagcatgggaggaaacaagagcacccggaggaaacacacgcagacacagggagaacacaccacactcctcacagacagtcacccggaggaaacccacgcagacacagggagaacacaccacactcctcacagacagtcacccggaggaaacccacgcacacacagggagaacacaccacactgctcacggacagtcacccggaggaaacccatacagacacagggaaaacacaccacactcctcacagacagtcacccggaggaaacccacgcagacacagggagaacacaccgcactcctcacagacagtcactcggaggaaacccacgcagacacagggagaacacaccacactcctcacagacagtcacccggaggaaacccacgcagacacagggagaacacaccacactcctcacagacagtcacccggaggaaacccacgcagacacagagagaacacaccacactcctcacagacagtcacccggaggaaacccacgcagacacagggagaacacaccacactcctcacagacagtcacccggaggaaacccacgcagacacagagagaacacaccacactcctcacagacagtcacccggaggaaacccacgcagacacagagagaacacaccacactcctcacagacagtcacccggaggaaacccacgcagacaacagagagaaaacaccacactcctcacagacagtctcccggaggaaacccacgcagacacagggagaacacaccacactcctcacagacagtcacccggaggaaacccacgcagacacagtgagaacacaccacactcctcacagacagtcacccggaggaaactcacgcggacacggggagaactcaccacactcctcacagacagtcacccggaggaaacccacacagacacagagagaacacaccacactcctcctggagctgtctgactgcaacactacctgatgcgccaccgtaccgcccCCTACATTCAttatgtttgttaaatgaatttGACACATACATTGAACCTTGGGTGTCACAGACGCATGTGCACATGACGTCGTCATGGAGGCAGAGTACACATCTGGCAGAGAGTTTGTCTGCAGCCTGAGTCTAAAGGGAAAGAACCAACAGACAGCGTCTCAACAaattctctctctatctatctataggGGGCGCTCATGCCCACAACCTTCTTAAATGAACAGGAACCCATTTCCCAACA from Hoplias malabaricus isolate fHopMal1 chromosome 2, fHopMal1.hap1, whole genome shotgun sequence encodes the following:
- the cutc gene encoding copper homeostasis protein cutC homolog, producing MSEGFLMEVCVDSVESAINAERGGAGRIELCSSLLEGGITPSIGLLQVVKENVQIPVYVMIRPRGGDFLYTDREVEVMRRDIELMKMHRADGLVLGALTEDGRVDAELCMELLAVCRPLPVTFHRAFDMVHDPSVAVETLISLGFERILTSGCDSSALEGLPLVKRLVEQAKGRIIIMPGGGITERNLQRILEGSGAQEFHCSARSGKDSA